One window from the genome of Pseudanabaena yagii GIHE-NHR1 encodes:
- the der gene encoding ribosome biogenesis GTPase Der: MPLPIVAVVGRPNVGKSTLVNRLSGEQYAIVYDQPGVTRDRVYRECFWGAHEFQVVDTGGLVFDDETEFLPMIREQAEIAIRESAAVIFVVDGQAGITDADEQLGGWLRRQNIPVLLAVNKCEGSKYGLSLAAEFWNLGLGEPIPMSGIHGNGTGELLDELIKHLPPPDEVVKESDEIKVAIIGRPNVGKSSLLNSFIGENRSIVSPISGTTRDAIDMSVERDGKKYRLIDTAGVRRKKNIDYGIEFFSINRAFKAIGRSDVVLLVIDALDGVTDQDQKLAGRINDEGKACVIVVNKWDAIEKDSYTIYDYTAEVKSRLMFVEYAPIIFVSALTGQRVTQILDRVDIAAEQHKRRVPTAVLNEALTEAVTWHAPPTSRGGKQGKVYYCTQISDSPPTIILFVNDPHRFNDNYKRYIENQFRKSLGFEGTPVRFIFRGKKDREVEKSKNSALR; the protein is encoded by the coding sequence ATGCCGCTACCGATTGTTGCCGTTGTCGGTCGCCCCAATGTGGGCAAATCTACACTCGTAAACCGCCTATCAGGTGAACAATATGCGATCGTCTACGATCAACCTGGTGTAACCCGCGATCGCGTTTATCGCGAATGTTTTTGGGGAGCACACGAATTTCAAGTTGTTGATACAGGTGGATTAGTATTTGACGACGAGACTGAATTTTTGCCAATGATCCGCGAACAAGCAGAGATTGCTATCCGTGAGTCGGCAGCCGTAATTTTTGTAGTAGATGGACAGGCAGGAATCACCGATGCTGATGAACAATTGGGGGGCTGGTTACGGCGACAAAATATTCCTGTGCTATTGGCAGTGAACAAATGTGAAGGCTCCAAATATGGACTGTCGTTAGCAGCAGAATTTTGGAATTTGGGACTAGGCGAGCCAATTCCCATGTCTGGCATTCATGGTAACGGTACGGGCGAATTACTTGATGAGTTGATCAAACATTTGCCACCTCCTGACGAAGTAGTTAAGGAAAGCGACGAAATTAAAGTAGCGATTATTGGTCGTCCCAACGTTGGCAAGTCCAGCTTGCTCAATTCGTTCATTGGCGAAAATCGAAGTATTGTTAGTCCAATTTCTGGGACAACCCGTGATGCGATCGATATGTCGGTAGAACGTGATGGCAAGAAATATCGCCTGATCGATACCGCAGGAGTTCGTCGTAAAAAGAATATTGATTACGGCATCGAATTTTTTAGTATTAACCGTGCTTTTAAAGCGATCGGACGTTCTGATGTCGTTTTGTTAGTGATTGATGCCCTTGATGGCGTTACCGATCAAGATCAAAAGCTTGCAGGTCGCATTAACGATGAGGGTAAAGCTTGTGTAATTGTGGTCAATAAATGGGATGCGATCGAAAAAGATTCCTACACCATCTATGACTACACCGCAGAAGTGAAAAGTCGCTTGATGTTTGTGGAATATGCGCCCATCATCTTTGTTAGTGCATTAACTGGTCAGCGTGTAACTCAAATTCTTGATCGCGTGGACATTGCTGCTGAGCAGCATAAGCGTCGCGTCCCCACTGCGGTACTAAATGAAGCGCTTACCGAAGCAGTCACATGGCACGCACCACCTACTAGTCGCGGTGGCAAACAGGGCAAGGTTTATTACTGCACTCAAATTTCTGATAGTCCTCCCACAATCATCCTGTTCGTAAATGATCCCCATCGCTTTAACGATAACTACAAGCGTTATATCGAAAATCAATTCCGTAAGAGCCTTGGCTTTGAAGGTACTCCCGTAAGGTTTATCTTCCGAGGCAAAAAAGATCGCGAAGTAGAAAAATCGAAAAATTCAGCCTTGAGATAA
- a CDS encoding NAD-dependent succinate-semialdehyde dehydrogenase yields MAIASINPVTGEVLKTFEPLTDEQLEHKLALADRTFATYKHTSFRDRAQWMYQAADILEAKKTEFGIIMTLEMGKTLKSAIAEIEKCANLCRFYAEHAPSFLADTPAQTDASRTIIRYQPLGIILAVMPWNFPFWQVFRFAVPALMAGNVGLLKHASNVPQCALAIAEVFHAAGITEGAFQTLLIGADRVAGIVADSRVKAATLTGSEPAGQSLAAIAGHHLKKVVLELGGSDPFIVLKSADLELAVNTAVTARVMNNGQTCIAAKRFILEEAIADQFISKFVDKFKALKVGDPMQPETDVGPLATPQILNELDAQVKTTVDLGAKVLAGGYRLKEKGNFYAPTILDQIPLGAPPYQEEFFGPVASVFRVQNLDEAIALANSTSFGLGASFWSNDPQEIEQAIEQIEAGAVFVNGMVKSDPRVPFGGIKRSGFGRELGIEGIREFVNIKTIWIK; encoded by the coding sequence ATGGCGATCGCATCAATAAATCCTGTAACAGGAGAAGTGTTAAAGACCTTTGAGCCTTTGACGGATGAGCAACTTGAACATAAGTTAGCACTCGCCGATCGCACCTTTGCCACCTATAAACATACGAGTTTTCGCGATCGCGCCCAATGGATGTACCAAGCCGCCGATATTCTGGAAGCCAAGAAAACTGAATTCGGGATCATTATGACCCTTGAGATGGGAAAAACACTCAAAAGTGCGATCGCCGAAATTGAGAAGTGCGCCAATCTTTGCCGTTTTTACGCCGAACATGCACCGAGTTTTTTAGCCGATACTCCTGCTCAAACCGACGCTAGTCGCACGATCATTCGCTATCAACCTCTGGGAATTATCCTCGCAGTCATGCCTTGGAACTTTCCTTTTTGGCAGGTGTTTCGCTTTGCTGTCCCTGCACTCATGGCGGGGAATGTGGGGCTGCTAAAGCACGCCTCAAATGTGCCGCAATGCGCCTTAGCGATCGCTGAAGTCTTCCATGCCGCAGGCATAACCGAAGGTGCATTTCAAACCCTGTTAATTGGGGCGGATCGCGTAGCAGGAATAGTTGCTGACTCAAGGGTAAAAGCGGCGACATTGACGGGAAGCGAACCTGCGGGACAGAGCCTAGCCGCGATCGCAGGGCATCATCTCAAAAAAGTAGTATTGGAACTTGGGGGTAGCGATCCATTTATTGTGCTTAAAAGTGCGGATTTGGAATTGGCTGTAAATACTGCGGTAACAGCGCGAGTCATGAACAATGGGCAGACCTGTATCGCAGCAAAGAGATTTATTCTTGAAGAAGCGATCGCGGATCAGTTCATCTCTAAATTTGTTGATAAGTTTAAAGCTTTGAAGGTAGGCGATCCGATGCAGCCTGAAACGGATGTGGGACCTCTTGCCACGCCGCAAATCTTGAATGAACTAGATGCACAGGTAAAAACAACAGTGGATTTAGGAGCTAAGGTTTTAGCTGGGGGCTATCGACTCAAGGAAAAAGGGAATTTTTATGCACCAACGATTCTTGATCAGATTCCGCTCGGTGCGCCACCCTATCAAGAAGAATTTTTTGGCCCCGTGGCTTCAGTATTTCGGGTGCAGAATCTTGATGAGGCGATCGCGCTTGCAAATAGTACTAGTTTTGGTTTAGGTGCAAGCTTTTGGAGTAATGATCCACAGGAAATCGAACAGGCGATCGAACAAATTGAGGCGGGAGCAGTCTTTGTAAATGGGATGGTCAAATCCGATCCGCGTGTTCCCTTTGGGGGCATCAAGCGATCGGGGTTTGGACGTGAATTGGGAATTGAAGGTATCCGCGAATTCGTGAATATCAAAACTATTTGGATCAAGTAA
- a CDS encoding DUF3474 domain-containing protein produces the protein MSSTTIHRINLENPLTDTSSTAQTELPFTFQDVKSAIPAECFAPNVWRSLAYFFADTAIIVGLYAAAVYIDAWWFYPIFWFATGTMFWAFFVVGHDCGHGSFSRLKWLNNLIGHLTHIPILVPYHGWRISHRTHHQNTGNIDTDESWYPVTETQYKEMDWLGKLIRFDALLLAYPLYLFKRSPARPTASHFMPNNDLFRESETQDIITSTSLWLAMVGFLGYLGFTYGFLFLFKFYIVPYLIFVVWLDLVTYLHHTEADIPWYRGKDWYFLKGALSTIDRDYGIFNDIHHNIGTHVAHHIFIGIPHYHLKTATGAIKPVLGKYYRVSNVPIWKAFFTSQKECIFVPDSGTGVYYQSAKD, from the coding sequence GTGTCGTCTACGACTATTCATCGGATCAATCTAGAAAACCCTCTTACCGATACATCTTCAACAGCTCAAACTGAACTTCCGTTTACCTTTCAAGATGTAAAGTCTGCTATTCCTGCTGAATGTTTTGCTCCTAATGTATGGCGATCGCTCGCCTATTTTTTTGCCGATACCGCGATTATTGTGGGGTTATATGCGGCTGCGGTATATATAGATGCTTGGTGGTTTTATCCTATTTTCTGGTTTGCCACGGGGACAATGTTTTGGGCTTTCTTCGTCGTCGGTCATGACTGCGGACATGGTTCATTCTCACGTTTGAAATGGCTAAATAATCTGATTGGACATCTAACTCATATTCCAATTTTGGTTCCTTATCATGGCTGGCGGATCAGTCATCGCACCCATCACCAAAATACAGGCAATATCGACACCGATGAAAGTTGGTATCCTGTCACCGAGACTCAATACAAAGAAATGGATTGGTTAGGGAAACTTATTCGTTTTGATGCCCTGTTGTTGGCTTATCCTCTTTACCTATTTAAGCGATCGCCTGCACGTCCTACTGCTTCCCATTTCATGCCCAATAATGATCTTTTCCGCGAGTCGGAAACTCAAGACATTATCACCAGCACTAGCCTTTGGTTGGCAATGGTAGGCTTTTTGGGATACTTGGGCTTTACCTATGGGTTCCTATTCCTATTCAAGTTCTATATCGTTCCTTACCTAATCTTCGTCGTATGGTTGGATCTTGTCACCTACCTGCATCACACCGAAGCTGATATTCCTTGGTATCGTGGCAAAGATTGGTATTTCTTGAAGGGAGCGCTTTCAACGATTGATCGTGATTATGGCATTTTCAACGATATTCATCACAATATCGGTACTCACGTTGCCCATCACATCTTTATTGGCATTCCTCACTATCACCTCAAAACTGCCACAGGAGCGATTAAACCAGTTTTAGGTAAATATTACCGAGTGTCTAATGTGCCAATCTGGAAAGCCTTCTTTACTTCTCAAAAGGAATGTATTTTTGTACCCGATTCAGGTACTGGAGTATATTACCAATCCGCTAAAGACTAG
- a CDS encoding 1-deoxy-D-xylulose-5-phosphate reductoisomerase — MKRITLLGSTGSIGTQTLDIVAEYPEKFQVVGMTAGGNIELFAQQIRKFQPEIVAIASETKLAELKEVIADLAVKPIMLAGAEGVETVAAYGDSEAVVTGIVGCAGLLPTIAAIKAGKNIALANKETLIAGGEVVVPLVQKHGVKLLPADSEHSAIFQCLQGVPEGGLRRIILTASGGAFRDRPTEELASVTVADALKHPNWAMGKKITIDSATLMNKGLEVIEAHYLFGVDYDKIEIVIHPQSIIHSLIELEDTSVLAQLGIPDMRLPLLYSLSYPDRIPTQWERLDLVKCGTLTFRAPDHQKYPCMELAYAAGRAGGTMPAVLNAANEQVVELFLQERVRYVQIADLIKHVCDRHNLISKPELEDILEADKWARNEVINQVMALA; from the coding sequence ATGAAACGTATTACTCTGCTTGGTTCCACTGGCTCAATTGGCACACAGACCCTCGATATCGTTGCAGAATATCCTGAAAAATTTCAAGTCGTAGGCATGACCGCAGGGGGGAATATTGAGCTTTTTGCCCAGCAGATTCGTAAGTTTCAGCCCGAAATTGTGGCGATCGCTAGTGAAACAAAACTTGCTGAACTCAAAGAGGTGATCGCGGATCTAGCCGTCAAGCCGATCATGTTAGCGGGAGCCGAAGGCGTAGAAACTGTGGCTGCTTATGGAGATTCTGAAGCCGTGGTCACAGGGATTGTCGGCTGTGCGGGACTATTACCCACCATTGCCGCCATTAAAGCAGGAAAAAATATTGCCCTAGCCAACAAAGAAACCCTGATCGCTGGTGGTGAAGTGGTTGTGCCATTGGTGCAAAAGCATGGTGTGAAGTTATTACCAGCCGATTCGGAACATTCAGCAATTTTCCAATGTTTGCAAGGAGTTCCTGAAGGGGGACTGCGGCGGATTATTCTCACAGCTTCGGGTGGTGCTTTTCGCGATCGCCCCACTGAGGAACTCGCCTCTGTCACCGTTGCCGATGCCTTAAAACATCCCAATTGGGCGATGGGTAAAAAGATTACGATCGATTCCGCCACCTTGATGAATAAAGGTTTAGAAGTAATCGAAGCCCATTATCTCTTTGGTGTGGATTACGACAAAATCGAAATCGTGATTCATCCCCAAAGTATTATCCATTCACTCATTGAATTAGAAGATACTTCCGTATTAGCGCAACTAGGCATTCCCGATATGCGTCTGCCTCTGCTCTATTCCCTCTCCTATCCCGATCGCATTCCCACTCAATGGGAACGCCTTGATCTCGTTAAGTGTGGCACGCTCACCTTCCGCGCCCCCGATCACCAGAAATATCCCTGCATGGAACTAGCCTATGCCGCAGGTCGCGCAGGTGGTACGATGCCTGCGGTGTTGAATGCCGCTAATGAGCAAGTAGTGGAGCTATTCCTTCAAGAACGTGTGCGTTATGTACAGATTGCCGATCTGATTAAGCACGTATGCGATCGGCACAATCTCATCTCGAAGCCAGAACTTGAGGATATTCTCGAAGCCGACAAATGGGCAAGAAATGAAGTGATTAATCAAGTTATGGCTCTTGCATAA
- a CDS encoding IS5 family transposase, producing the protein MTQKHEIRNWTEYNAGLKQRGSLTFWMSEEVIEGWLNQTLSGKRGASKDYSDIAIATFITVKAVYQQAGRQTQGLLESIFALMGIDLPVPDHSTVSRRTASLSVTLPVIPKQGAVHVVVDSTGIKVYGEGEWKTRQHGISKRRTWRKLHLGADESTGEILAAVVTTNDCHDGEVLADILDAIDAEIAQVSADGAYDHRHCYDEIAQHGAKAVIPPRKDAKIWQHGNTNAPPHPRDQNLRYIRKHGRKKWKRDSGYHRRSLAETTMFRFKKIFGATLCSRKFDNQAVELFIKCAALNRMIQLAKPLSSPVVR; encoded by the coding sequence ATGACACAGAAACATGAGATCCGCAACTGGACAGAGTATAACGCAGGGCTAAAACAAAGAGGAAGCCTGACTTTTTGGATGAGCGAAGAAGTAATTGAAGGATGGTTAAATCAAACATTAAGTGGCAAACGGGGAGCTTCCAAAGATTACAGTGATATAGCAATAGCGACATTTATCACGGTCAAAGCGGTATATCAGCAAGCAGGAAGACAAACGCAAGGACTGTTAGAGTCAATATTTGCCTTGATGGGAATAGATTTACCAGTACCAGACCACAGCACCGTGTCAAGACGGACAGCAAGTTTAAGTGTGACCTTACCAGTAATCCCGAAACAGGGAGCAGTGCATGTAGTAGTTGATTCGACAGGGATCAAAGTATACGGCGAAGGGGAATGGAAAACACGGCAGCATGGAATTAGTAAGAGACGGACATGGCGCAAATTACACCTAGGAGCCGATGAATCAACAGGAGAAATACTGGCTGCGGTCGTCACCACGAATGATTGCCACGATGGAGAAGTACTCGCCGATATTCTCGATGCGATTGATGCTGAAATTGCTCAAGTTTCCGCAGATGGAGCTTATGACCATCGTCATTGTTATGACGAGATTGCCCAACATGGTGCTAAAGCCGTGATTCCTCCGCGCAAAGATGCCAAAATCTGGCAGCATGGCAATACCAATGCTCCACCACATCCGCGTGACCAAAATCTCCGTTATATCCGTAAACATGGGCGTAAAAAATGGAAACGTGACTCAGGTTATCATCGGCGCTCTTTGGCAGAAACTACGATGTTTCGTTTCAAAAAAATCTTTGGTGCTACTTTATGTTCTCGTAAATTTGACAATCAGGCGGTTGAGTTGTTCATCAAATGTGCTGCTCTTAATCGCATGATTCAACTGGCTAAACCTCTCTCCTCTCCTGTTGTTCGTTAA
- a CDS encoding RecQ family ATP-dependent DNA helicase produces MSEISREWSEIRQAFQRIWGYEDLRKSQREIVSSLLQGKDSLAIMATGGGKSICFQLPAILNEGLTLVISPLLALMEDQVRDLRSRNLPAATLHSNLSQTERREVLRNLPNIRLLYTSPETLLSQPVWEKLCDRQLKITGLMLDEAHCLVQWGDSFRPSYRRLGAVRSALMQQKPDHHPHISLAAFTATADRDTTAELKSCLQLDHPNIVRTSPYRPHLSLKVEIAWTPAGRKSRTLKFIRDRKGQSGLIYVRSRGDAEKLAAWLQDNSLATAAYHAGLPPQERRHIEQQWLNNQYPFVICTSAFGLGINKPDTRWVLHFHPPLTLSEYIQEIGRAGRDDKPAEALMLVSEPTGLLDDSDRQRVNFFLQQQQKLQQQAQLLLPQLPRRGNFTEVAKLHSDAAIALGLLHRAGNLVWLTPFEYEIYNLPQQQQKLKQSVGVQSAVAQMQDYIRVKGDRWAFLLNNFGFEEEAKLLLKSKN; encoded by the coding sequence ATGAGCGAAATATCTAGGGAATGGAGCGAAATTAGACAAGCCTTTCAAAGAATTTGGGGATATGAAGATTTACGAAAATCTCAACGTGAAATCGTTTCTAGCTTATTGCAAGGTAAAGATAGTTTGGCAATTATGGCTACAGGTGGGGGGAAATCTATTTGTTTTCAGTTACCAGCGATCCTTAATGAAGGTTTAACTCTGGTAATTTCTCCTTTACTAGCGCTAATGGAAGATCAGGTGAGGGACTTACGATCGCGTAATTTACCCGCAGCCACCTTACATAGCAACCTATCACAGACGGAGCGTCGAGAAGTATTACGCAATCTCCCTAATATTCGTTTACTTTACACTTCCCCAGAAACATTACTGAGTCAACCTGTTTGGGAAAAGTTATGCGATCGCCAGTTAAAAATTACAGGATTAATGCTTGATGAAGCTCATTGTTTGGTGCAATGGGGAGATTCATTTCGTCCGAGTTATCGGCGCTTGGGGGCAGTGCGATCGGCATTAATGCAGCAGAAGCCTGATCATCATCCACACATATCTCTAGCCGCATTTACCGCAACTGCCGATCGCGATACGACTGCCGAATTAAAATCTTGTTTGCAGCTAGATCATCCCAACATTGTGAGGACTAGTCCCTATCGTCCCCATTTGAGTCTTAAGGTGGAAATTGCATGGACACCCGCAGGACGGAAATCGCGCACTTTAAAATTTATTCGCGATCGCAAGGGGCAATCGGGCTTAATTTATGTCCGCAGTCGTGGCGATGCGGAGAAATTAGCCGCATGGTTGCAGGACAATTCCTTGGCGACTGCTGCCTATCATGCAGGTTTGCCGCCCCAAGAGCGACGACATATTGAGCAGCAATGGCTTAATAATCAATATCCTTTTGTGATCTGCACTTCGGCGTTTGGTCTTGGAATTAATAAACCAGACACTCGATGGGTCTTGCATTTTCATCCGCCCTTGACGCTTTCGGAATATATCCAAGAAATTGGTAGGGCGGGGCGTGATGATAAACCTGCGGAGGCATTGATGTTGGTGAGTGAACCAACGGGACTCCTCGATGATAGCGATCGCCAAAGGGTAAATTTTTTCCTCCAGCAACAACAAAAACTGCAACAGCAAGCGCAATTGCTGCTGCCCCAACTACCTCGGCGCGGTAATTTCACGGAAGTTGCGAAGTTACATTCCGATGCGGCGATCGCCTTAGGACTGTTGCACCGTGCGGGTAATTTAGTATGGTTGACACCCTTTGAATATGAAATTTATAACTTGCCCCAGCAACAACAAAAACTAAAACAATCCGTTGGGGTACAGAGTGCAGTCGCGCAAATGCAAGACTATATTCGTGTAAAAGGCGATCGTTGGGCTTTTTTACTGAATAACTTTGGATTTGAGGAAGAAGCCAAGTTACTGCTAAAATCAAAAAATTAA
- a CDS encoding acyl-CoA desaturase, with protein sequence MTRLFSDIIPDPQPEQLKLSWVSVGFFTIVHALALLAPWFFSWSALGITILLHWFLGSIGICLGYHRLLSHRSFQVPKWLEYVIALIGAAALQGGPIFWIAGHRLHHAHTEDEEKDPYSARKGFWWSHMLWILYPKSDFFDADKYFRYAPDLARDPFYLWLDKYFLLLQIPVGVGLYLLGGWSYVIWGMCVRSVFLWHSTWFINSVTHMWGYRTFETNDNSRNLWWAAIVTYGEGWHNNHHAYPNVAKAGWRWWEVDVTWWAIQVLRALGLATKVIMPPAIAK encoded by the coding sequence ATGACAAGACTATTTTCAGATATCATTCCTGATCCTCAACCTGAACAACTAAAACTGAGTTGGGTATCGGTGGGTTTCTTTACTATTGTTCATGCTCTAGCCCTTTTAGCCCCTTGGTTCTTTTCATGGTCAGCTTTAGGAATCACAATCCTATTGCATTGGTTTTTAGGAAGCATTGGTATTTGCTTAGGCTATCACCGTTTGCTGAGTCATCGCAGTTTCCAAGTACCAAAGTGGTTGGAATATGTGATTGCTTTGATTGGTGCAGCAGCTTTGCAAGGCGGCCCCATCTTTTGGATTGCAGGACATCGCTTACACCATGCTCATACTGAAGATGAAGAGAAAGATCCCTACTCAGCACGTAAAGGTTTTTGGTGGAGTCACATGTTGTGGATTCTTTACCCTAAATCAGACTTTTTCGATGCGGATAAGTATTTCAGATATGCTCCTGATCTGGCGCGTGACCCCTTCTATCTCTGGTTAGATAAGTACTTTCTCTTACTGCAAATTCCTGTAGGTGTTGGTTTATATTTACTGGGCGGTTGGTCTTACGTCATTTGGGGAATGTGTGTACGTTCAGTATTTTTATGGCATAGCACTTGGTTTATTAATTCTGTTACCCATATGTGGGGCTATCGTACCTTTGAGACTAATGATAATTCGCGCAATCTTTGGTGGGCTGCGATCGTGACCTATGGCGAAGGTTGGCACAATAATCACCATGCTTATCCTAATGTGGCAAAAGCTGGCTGGCGTTGGTGGGAAGTTGATGTGACTTGGTGGGCGATTCAAGTACTCAGAGCTTTGGGCCTAGCCACAAAGGTAATCATGCCTCCAGCGATCGCCAAATAA
- a CDS encoding acetolactate synthase large subunit — protein sequence MNTAELLVKCLENEGVEYIFGLPGEENMAVLNALENSSIKFITTRHEQGAAFMADVYGRLTGKPGVCLSTLGPGATNLMTGVADANLDCAPLIAITGQVGTDRMHTNSHQYLDLVAMFEPVTKWNAQVVRPSITPEIVRKAFKLAKSEKPGAVHIDLPENIADMEVDAKPLLIKDDRHPMYASYRSLSEAAILIAQAKNPLILVGNGAIRSHASQAVTDFATRLNIPVANTFMGKGVIPYRHPLALWSLGLQQRDIINCAFDETDLVIAVGYDLIEYSPKKWNPNSTIPIIHIAELSAEVDSSYMPQVEIVGDISDSLVEIMHRCDRTGMPDPHAIALRPQILAAYEQYAHDEGFPIKPQKIVYDLRQVMGAEDVVISDVGAHKMWMARHYHCDRPNTCIISNGFAAMGIAIPGAIAAKLVNPDRKIVAVTGDGGFMMNMQELETATRIGTNFVTLIFNDGGYGLIEWKQQIHYGKSSFIKFGNPDFVKLAESMGLKGYRVNSAIDLIPTLKEALEQNVPAVIDCLVDYRENMRFSRKVGELSCPL from the coding sequence ATGAACACCGCAGAACTGTTAGTCAAATGTCTAGAGAATGAAGGAGTCGAATATATTTTCGGACTTCCGGGGGAAGAGAATATGGCAGTTCTCAATGCCCTTGAGAATTCATCGATCAAATTTATTACCACTCGCCATGAGCAAGGGGCAGCATTCATGGCAGATGTCTATGGCAGACTCACAGGCAAACCGGGGGTATGCCTCTCAACGCTAGGACCGGGAGCCACAAATTTAATGACAGGTGTTGCTGATGCGAACTTGGACTGTGCTCCCTTAATCGCGATCACAGGACAGGTGGGAACTGATCGAATGCACACTAATTCCCATCAATATCTCGATCTAGTTGCTATGTTTGAGCCTGTGACCAAATGGAATGCTCAAGTAGTCCGTCCTAGTATTACTCCTGAAATTGTGCGTAAAGCCTTTAAACTGGCTAAGTCGGAGAAGCCGGGGGCAGTACATATTGACTTACCCGAAAATATTGCTGATATGGAAGTTGATGCAAAACCCTTATTGATTAAGGACGATCGCCATCCCATGTATGCTTCCTATCGCAGTCTTTCCGAAGCTGCCATCCTCATTGCACAGGCAAAAAATCCTTTGATTTTAGTAGGTAATGGTGCAATTCGTTCCCATGCTAGCCAAGCTGTAACCGACTTTGCAACACGCTTAAATATCCCTGTCGCCAATACCTTCATGGGCAAAGGTGTTATTCCCTACCGCCATCCTCTAGCCCTGTGGTCATTGGGATTACAGCAAAGAGATATTATTAACTGTGCCTTTGATGAAACGGATTTGGTAATTGCTGTTGGCTATGACCTCATCGAATATTCACCGAAAAAATGGAATCCCAATAGTACAATTCCCATTATTCACATTGCCGAATTATCGGCGGAAGTGGATAGTAGCTATATGCCACAGGTGGAAATCGTCGGCGATATTTCTGACTCGCTAGTAGAAATTATGCACCGTTGCGATCGCACAGGAATGCCTGACCCTCACGCGATCGCCTTGCGTCCACAGATTCTAGCCGCCTATGAGCAGTATGCTCATGATGAAGGCTTTCCGATTAAACCCCAAAAGATCGTCTATGACCTGCGCCAAGTGATGGGAGCAGAGGATGTGGTGATTTCTGATGTGGGCGCACATAAAATGTGGATGGCGCGGCATTACCACTGCGATCGCCCCAATACCTGTATCATTTCCAATGGTTTTGCTGCGATGGGTATCGCGATTCCGGGGGCGATCGCGGCAAAATTAGTCAATCCTGATCGCAAGATTGTTGCGGTGACAGGCGATGGTGGCTTCATGATGAATATGCAGGAACTAGAAACGGCTACCCGCATTGGTACAAACTTTGTTACTTTGATTTTCAATGATGGCGGCTATGGACTGATCGAATGGAAACAACAAATCCATTACGGAAAATCCTCATTTATTAAATTTGGCAATCCTGATTTTGTGAAACTTGCCGAGAGTATGGGTCTAAAAGGCTATCGAGTTAATTCAGCGATCGATCTCATACCAACACTTAAGGAGGCTCTCGAACAGAATGTTCCCGCCGTTATCGATTGTCTCGTTGACTATCGCGAAAATATGCGTTTCTCCCGCAAGGTTGGCGAATTATCTTGTCCCCTTTAA
- a CDS encoding heavy metal-responsive transcriptional regulator, translating to MAMLQVGEVSRKLGLNPQTLYFYERIGLIPPPHRTESGYRLFSQEDVDRLSFITHTKSMGLSLDDIREILAAKDSKSPTCQTVHDCLSKKARAIEETIQQLQILLDELHPLINHCHQNIECQDCSSPKESCAVSDDPRHDFQKACSSWQGLAKSEEQVLAVN from the coding sequence ATGGCAATGCTGCAAGTTGGTGAAGTCTCTCGCAAATTAGGTCTTAATCCTCAGACACTTTATTTTTATGAGCGGATTGGGCTAATTCCTCCTCCTCATAGGACTGAATCTGGCTATCGATTGTTTAGTCAAGAAGATGTAGATCGTCTGTCCTTCATTACCCATACTAAATCGATGGGATTGAGCTTAGATGACATCAGAGAAATCTTGGCTGCTAAGGATAGCAAATCGCCGACTTGTCAAACAGTGCATGATTGTTTGTCAAAAAAAGCAAGAGCGATCGAAGAAACCATTCAGCAACTACAAATCTTACTGGATGAACTTCACCCCCTCATTAATCACTGTCATCAAAATATTGAGTGCCAAGATTGTTCCAGTCCCAAAGAATCTTGCGCGGTATCAGATGATCCTCGTCATGACTTTCAGAAAGCTTGTAGTTCTTGGCAAGGGCTTGCTAAATCTGAAGAACAGGTTTTAGCTGTGAATTGA